Proteins encoded in a region of the Orcinus orca chromosome X, mOrcOrc1.1, whole genome shotgun sequence genome:
- the FAM3A gene encoding protein FAM3A isoform X7, with protein sequence MAGWRLRAVLPLWAAIAGPLAPRSGAPSPRVAEQSGAAGLTGLLLTELASPHRQSARSTNAAPDGCPTPAGEVDMRLAGPLRIVALVISVGLTWLVASILLGGPGGGFPRIQQLFASPENSVTAEPRARKYKCGLPQPCPEEHLAFRVVSGAANVIGPKICLEDRMLCPPARLMSSVKDNVGRGLNIALVNDVNDLLKFIRPLHEGTLVFVASYDDPATNHACFPAGKASKLPPVGQPTSPLWLFRED encoded by the exons ATGGCGGGGTGGCGCCTGCGGGCCGTGCTACCGCTCTGGGCCGCCATTGCCGGGCCTCTCGCTCCGCGCAGCGGAGCTCCCTCCCCTCGCGTCGCCGAGCAGAGCGGGGCGGCCGGCCTGACGGGGCTGCTCCTGACCGAGCTCGCATCCCCCCACCGCCAG AGCGCACGGTCCACAAACGCTGCACCTGACGGCTGCCCCACCCCAGCGGGAGAAGTGGACATGAGGTTGGCAG GTCCCCTCCGCATCGTGGCCCTGGTCATCTCCGTGGGCCTCACCTGGCTCGTAGCCAGCATCCTCCTCGGTGGGCCTGGCGGCGGCTTTCCTCGCATCCAGCAACTCTTCGCCA GCCCAGAGAACTCAGTGACTGCAG AGCCGAGGGCCAGGAAGTACAAATGCGGCCTGCCTCAGCCGTGTCCCGAGGAGCACCTGGCCTTCCGCGTGGTCAGCGGGGCTGCCAACGTCATTGGACCCAAGATCTGCCTGGAGGACAGGAT GCTCTGTCCCCCTGCTAGGCTCATGAGCAGTGTCAAGGACAACGTGGGCCGGGGACTGAACATCGCCCTGGTGAACG ATGTCAATGATCTACTGAAGTTTATCCGGCCGCTGCATGAAGGCACCCTGGTGTTTGTGGCTTCCTACGATGACCCAGCCACCAA CCACGCCTGTTTTCCTGCAGGGAAGGCCTCTAAACTCCCTCCTGTCGGACAGCCCACCAGCCCGCTCTGGCTTTTCAGGGAAGACTGA
- the FAM3A gene encoding protein FAM3A isoform X6, with amino-acid sequence MAGWRLRAVLPLWAAIAGPLAPRSGAPSPRVAEQSGAAGLTGLLLTELASPHRQSARSTNAAPDGCPTPAGEVDMRLAGPLRIVALVISVGLTWLVASILLGGPGGGFPRIQQLFASPENSVTAEPRARKYKCGLPQPCPEEHLAFRVVSGAANVIGPKICLEDRMLCPPARLMSSVKDNVGRGLNIALVNGVSGELIEARAFDMWAGDVNDLLKFIRPLHEGTLVFVASYDDPATNHACFPAGKASKLPPVGQPTSPLWLFRED; translated from the exons ATGGCGGGGTGGCGCCTGCGGGCCGTGCTACCGCTCTGGGCCGCCATTGCCGGGCCTCTCGCTCCGCGCAGCGGAGCTCCCTCCCCTCGCGTCGCCGAGCAGAGCGGGGCGGCCGGCCTGACGGGGCTGCTCCTGACCGAGCTCGCATCCCCCCACCGCCAG AGCGCACGGTCCACAAACGCTGCACCTGACGGCTGCCCCACCCCAGCGGGAGAAGTGGACATGAGGTTGGCAG GTCCCCTCCGCATCGTGGCCCTGGTCATCTCCGTGGGCCTCACCTGGCTCGTAGCCAGCATCCTCCTCGGTGGGCCTGGCGGCGGCTTTCCTCGCATCCAGCAACTCTTCGCCA GCCCAGAGAACTCAGTGACTGCAG AGCCGAGGGCCAGGAAGTACAAATGCGGCCTGCCTCAGCCGTGTCCCGAGGAGCACCTGGCCTTCCGCGTGGTCAGCGGGGCTGCCAACGTCATTGGACCCAAGATCTGCCTGGAGGACAGGAT GCTCTGTCCCCCTGCTAGGCTCATGAGCAGTGTCAAGGACAACGTGGGCCGGGGACTGAACATCGCCCTGGTGAACG GGGTAAGCGGAGAGCTCATCGAGGCCCGCGCCTTCGACATGTGGGCGGGAG ATGTCAATGATCTACTGAAGTTTATCCGGCCGCTGCATGAAGGCACCCTGGTGTTTGTGGCTTCCTACGATGACCCAGCCACCAA CCACGCCTGTTTTCCTGCAGGGAAGGCCTCTAAACTCCCTCCTGTCGGACAGCCCACCAGCCCGCTCTGGCTTTTCAGGGAAGACTGA
- the FAM3A gene encoding protein FAM3A isoform X4 codes for MAGWRLRAVLPLWAAIAGPLAPRSGAPSPRVAEQSGAAGLTGLLLTELASPHRQSARSTNAAPDGCPTPAGEVDMRLAGPLRIVALVISVGLTWLVASILLGGPGGGFPRIQQLFASPENSVTAEPRARKYKCGLPQPCPEEHLAFRVVSGAANVIGPKICLEDRMLCPPARLMSSVKDNVGRGLNIALVNGVSGELIEARAFDMWAGDVNDLLKFIRPLHEGTLVFVASYDDPATKMNEETRKLFSDLGSKNVKDLAFRDSWVFVGAKGVQNKSPFEQPRLFSCREGL; via the exons ATGGCGGGGTGGCGCCTGCGGGCCGTGCTACCGCTCTGGGCCGCCATTGCCGGGCCTCTCGCTCCGCGCAGCGGAGCTCCCTCCCCTCGCGTCGCCGAGCAGAGCGGGGCGGCCGGCCTGACGGGGCTGCTCCTGACCGAGCTCGCATCCCCCCACCGCCAG AGCGCACGGTCCACAAACGCTGCACCTGACGGCTGCCCCACCCCAGCGGGAGAAGTGGACATGAGGTTGGCAG GTCCCCTCCGCATCGTGGCCCTGGTCATCTCCGTGGGCCTCACCTGGCTCGTAGCCAGCATCCTCCTCGGTGGGCCTGGCGGCGGCTTTCCTCGCATCCAGCAACTCTTCGCCA GCCCAGAGAACTCAGTGACTGCAG AGCCGAGGGCCAGGAAGTACAAATGCGGCCTGCCTCAGCCGTGTCCCGAGGAGCACCTGGCCTTCCGCGTGGTCAGCGGGGCTGCCAACGTCATTGGACCCAAGATCTGCCTGGAGGACAGGAT GCTCTGTCCCCCTGCTAGGCTCATGAGCAGTGTCAAGGACAACGTGGGCCGGGGACTGAACATCGCCCTGGTGAACG GGGTAAGCGGAGAGCTCATCGAGGCCCGCGCCTTCGACATGTGGGCGGGAG ATGTCAATGATCTACTGAAGTTTATCCGGCCGCTGCATGAAGGCACCCTGGTGTTTGTGGCTTCCTACGATGACCCAGCCACCAA GATGAATGAAGAGACCAGGAAGCTTTTCAGCGACCTGGGCAGCAAGAATGTCAAGGACCTGGCCTTCCGGGACAGCTGGGTGTTTGTAGGGGCCAAGGGTGTGCAGAACAAGAGCCCCTTTGAGCAG CCACGCCTGTTTTCCTGCAGGGAAGGCCTCTAA
- the FAM3A gene encoding protein FAM3A isoform X3, with amino-acid sequence MAGWRLRAVLPLWAAIAGPLAPRSGAPSPRVAEQSGAAGLTGLLLTELASPHRQSARSTNAAPDGCPTPAGEVDMRLAGPLRIVALVISVGLTWLVASILLGGPGGGFPRIQQLFASPENSVTAEPRARKYKCGLPQPCPEEHLAFRVVSGAANVIGPKICLEDRMLCPPARLMSSVKDNVGRGLNIALVNDVNDLLKFIRPLHEGTLVFVASYDDPATKMNEETRKLFSDLGSKNVKDLAFRDSWVFVGAKGVQNKSPFEQHVKNSKHTNKYEGWPEALEMEGCIPRRTTAS; translated from the exons ATGGCGGGGTGGCGCCTGCGGGCCGTGCTACCGCTCTGGGCCGCCATTGCCGGGCCTCTCGCTCCGCGCAGCGGAGCTCCCTCCCCTCGCGTCGCCGAGCAGAGCGGGGCGGCCGGCCTGACGGGGCTGCTCCTGACCGAGCTCGCATCCCCCCACCGCCAG AGCGCACGGTCCACAAACGCTGCACCTGACGGCTGCCCCACCCCAGCGGGAGAAGTGGACATGAGGTTGGCAG GTCCCCTCCGCATCGTGGCCCTGGTCATCTCCGTGGGCCTCACCTGGCTCGTAGCCAGCATCCTCCTCGGTGGGCCTGGCGGCGGCTTTCCTCGCATCCAGCAACTCTTCGCCA GCCCAGAGAACTCAGTGACTGCAG AGCCGAGGGCCAGGAAGTACAAATGCGGCCTGCCTCAGCCGTGTCCCGAGGAGCACCTGGCCTTCCGCGTGGTCAGCGGGGCTGCCAACGTCATTGGACCCAAGATCTGCCTGGAGGACAGGAT GCTCTGTCCCCCTGCTAGGCTCATGAGCAGTGTCAAGGACAACGTGGGCCGGGGACTGAACATCGCCCTGGTGAACG ATGTCAATGATCTACTGAAGTTTATCCGGCCGCTGCATGAAGGCACCCTGGTGTTTGTGGCTTCCTACGATGACCCAGCCACCAA GATGAATGAAGAGACCAGGAAGCTTTTCAGCGACCTGGGCAGCAAGAATGTCAAGGACCTGGCCTTCCGGGACAGCTGGGTGTTTGTAGGGGCCAAGGGTGTGCAGAACAAGAGCCCCTTTGAGCAG CACGTGAAGAACAGTAAGCACACCAATAAGTACGAAGGCTGGCCCGAGGCGCTGGAGATGGAAGGCTGCATCCCCAGGAGGACCACAGCCAGCTAG
- the FAM3A gene encoding protein FAM3A isoform X1 encodes MAGWRLRAVLPLWAAIAGPLAPRSGAPSPRVAEQSGAAGLTGLLLTELASPHRQSARSTNAAPDGCPTPAGEVDMRLAGPLRIVALVISVGLTWLVASILLGGPGGGFPRIQQLFASPENSVTAEPRARKYKCGLPQPCPEEHLAFRVVSGAANVIGPKICLEDRMLCPPARLMSSVKDNVGRGLNIALVNGVSGELIEARAFDMWAGDVNDLLKFIRPLHEGTLVFVASYDDPATKMNEETRKLFSDLGSKNVKDLAFRDSWVFVGAKGVQNKSPFEQHVKNSKHTNKYEGWPEALEMEGCIPRRTTAS; translated from the exons ATGGCGGGGTGGCGCCTGCGGGCCGTGCTACCGCTCTGGGCCGCCATTGCCGGGCCTCTCGCTCCGCGCAGCGGAGCTCCCTCCCCTCGCGTCGCCGAGCAGAGCGGGGCGGCCGGCCTGACGGGGCTGCTCCTGACCGAGCTCGCATCCCCCCACCGCCAG AGCGCACGGTCCACAAACGCTGCACCTGACGGCTGCCCCACCCCAGCGGGAGAAGTGGACATGAGGTTGGCAG GTCCCCTCCGCATCGTGGCCCTGGTCATCTCCGTGGGCCTCACCTGGCTCGTAGCCAGCATCCTCCTCGGTGGGCCTGGCGGCGGCTTTCCTCGCATCCAGCAACTCTTCGCCA GCCCAGAGAACTCAGTGACTGCAG AGCCGAGGGCCAGGAAGTACAAATGCGGCCTGCCTCAGCCGTGTCCCGAGGAGCACCTGGCCTTCCGCGTGGTCAGCGGGGCTGCCAACGTCATTGGACCCAAGATCTGCCTGGAGGACAGGAT GCTCTGTCCCCCTGCTAGGCTCATGAGCAGTGTCAAGGACAACGTGGGCCGGGGACTGAACATCGCCCTGGTGAACG GGGTAAGCGGAGAGCTCATCGAGGCCCGCGCCTTCGACATGTGGGCGGGAG ATGTCAATGATCTACTGAAGTTTATCCGGCCGCTGCATGAAGGCACCCTGGTGTTTGTGGCTTCCTACGATGACCCAGCCACCAA GATGAATGAAGAGACCAGGAAGCTTTTCAGCGACCTGGGCAGCAAGAATGTCAAGGACCTGGCCTTCCGGGACAGCTGGGTGTTTGTAGGGGCCAAGGGTGTGCAGAACAAGAGCCCCTTTGAGCAG CACGTGAAGAACAGTAAGCACACCAATAAGTACGAAGGCTGGCCCGAGGCGCTGGAGATGGAAGGCTGCATCCCCAGGAGGACCACAGCCAGCTAG
- the FAM3A gene encoding protein FAM3A isoform X5 has protein sequence MAGWRLRAVLPLWAAIAGPLAPRSGAPSPRVAEQSGAAGLTGLLLTELASPHRQSARSTNAAPDGCPTPAGEVDMRLAGPLRIVALVISVGLTWLVASILLGGPGGGFPRIQQLFASPENSVTAEPRARKYKCGLPQPCPEEHLAFRVVSGAANVIGPKICLEDRMLMSSVKDNVGRGLNIALVNDVNDLLKFIRPLHEGTLVFVASYDDPATKMNEETRKLFSDLGSKNVKDLAFRDSWVFVGAKGVQNKSPFEQHVKNSKHTNKYEGWPEALEMEGCIPRRTTAS, from the exons ATGGCGGGGTGGCGCCTGCGGGCCGTGCTACCGCTCTGGGCCGCCATTGCCGGGCCTCTCGCTCCGCGCAGCGGAGCTCCCTCCCCTCGCGTCGCCGAGCAGAGCGGGGCGGCCGGCCTGACGGGGCTGCTCCTGACCGAGCTCGCATCCCCCCACCGCCAG AGCGCACGGTCCACAAACGCTGCACCTGACGGCTGCCCCACCCCAGCGGGAGAAGTGGACATGAGGTTGGCAG GTCCCCTCCGCATCGTGGCCCTGGTCATCTCCGTGGGCCTCACCTGGCTCGTAGCCAGCATCCTCCTCGGTGGGCCTGGCGGCGGCTTTCCTCGCATCCAGCAACTCTTCGCCA GCCCAGAGAACTCAGTGACTGCAG AGCCGAGGGCCAGGAAGTACAAATGCGGCCTGCCTCAGCCGTGTCCCGAGGAGCACCTGGCCTTCCGCGTGGTCAGCGGGGCTGCCAACGTCATTGGACCCAAGATCTGCCTGGAGGACAGGAT GCTCATGAGCAGTGTCAAGGACAACGTGGGCCGGGGACTGAACATCGCCCTGGTGAACG ATGTCAATGATCTACTGAAGTTTATCCGGCCGCTGCATGAAGGCACCCTGGTGTTTGTGGCTTCCTACGATGACCCAGCCACCAA GATGAATGAAGAGACCAGGAAGCTTTTCAGCGACCTGGGCAGCAAGAATGTCAAGGACCTGGCCTTCCGGGACAGCTGGGTGTTTGTAGGGGCCAAGGGTGTGCAGAACAAGAGCCCCTTTGAGCAG CACGTGAAGAACAGTAAGCACACCAATAAGTACGAAGGCTGGCCCGAGGCGCTGGAGATGGAAGGCTGCATCCCCAGGAGGACCACAGCCAGCTAG
- the FAM3A gene encoding protein FAM3A isoform X8, with protein MRLAGPLRIVALVISVGLTWLVASILLGGPGGGFPRIQQLFASPENSVTAEPRARKYKCGLPQPCPEEHLAFRVVSGAANVIGPKICLEDRMLCPPARLMSSVKDNVGRGLNIALVNGVSGELIEARAFDMWAGDVNDLLKFIRPLHEGTLVFVASYDDPATKMNEETRKLFSDLGSKNVKDLAFRDSWVFVGAKGVQNKSPFEQHVKNSKHTNKYEGWPEALEMEGCIPRRTTAS; from the exons ATGAGGTTGGCAG GTCCCCTCCGCATCGTGGCCCTGGTCATCTCCGTGGGCCTCACCTGGCTCGTAGCCAGCATCCTCCTCGGTGGGCCTGGCGGCGGCTTTCCTCGCATCCAGCAACTCTTCGCCA GCCCAGAGAACTCAGTGACTGCAG AGCCGAGGGCCAGGAAGTACAAATGCGGCCTGCCTCAGCCGTGTCCCGAGGAGCACCTGGCCTTCCGCGTGGTCAGCGGGGCTGCCAACGTCATTGGACCCAAGATCTGCCTGGAGGACAGGAT GCTCTGTCCCCCTGCTAGGCTCATGAGCAGTGTCAAGGACAACGTGGGCCGGGGACTGAACATCGCCCTGGTGAACG GGGTAAGCGGAGAGCTCATCGAGGCCCGCGCCTTCGACATGTGGGCGGGAG ATGTCAATGATCTACTGAAGTTTATCCGGCCGCTGCATGAAGGCACCCTGGTGTTTGTGGCTTCCTACGATGACCCAGCCACCAA GATGAATGAAGAGACCAGGAAGCTTTTCAGCGACCTGGGCAGCAAGAATGTCAAGGACCTGGCCTTCCGGGACAGCTGGGTGTTTGTAGGGGCCAAGGGTGTGCAGAACAAGAGCCCCTTTGAGCAG CACGTGAAGAACAGTAAGCACACCAATAAGTACGAAGGCTGGCCCGAGGCGCTGGAGATGGAAGGCTGCATCCCCAGGAGGACCACAGCCAGCTAG
- the FAM3A gene encoding protein FAM3A isoform X2, whose protein sequence is MAGWRLRAVLPLWAAIAGPLAPRSGAPSPRVAEQSGAAGLTGLLLTELASPHRQSARSTNAAPDGCPTPAGEVDMRLAGPLRIVALVISVGLTWLVASILLGGPGGGFPRIQQLFASPENSVTAEPRARKYKCGLPQPCPEEHLAFRVVSGAANVIGPKICLEDRMLMSSVKDNVGRGLNIALVNGVSGELIEARAFDMWAGDVNDLLKFIRPLHEGTLVFVASYDDPATKMNEETRKLFSDLGSKNVKDLAFRDSWVFVGAKGVQNKSPFEQHVKNSKHTNKYEGWPEALEMEGCIPRRTTAS, encoded by the exons ATGGCGGGGTGGCGCCTGCGGGCCGTGCTACCGCTCTGGGCCGCCATTGCCGGGCCTCTCGCTCCGCGCAGCGGAGCTCCCTCCCCTCGCGTCGCCGAGCAGAGCGGGGCGGCCGGCCTGACGGGGCTGCTCCTGACCGAGCTCGCATCCCCCCACCGCCAG AGCGCACGGTCCACAAACGCTGCACCTGACGGCTGCCCCACCCCAGCGGGAGAAGTGGACATGAGGTTGGCAG GTCCCCTCCGCATCGTGGCCCTGGTCATCTCCGTGGGCCTCACCTGGCTCGTAGCCAGCATCCTCCTCGGTGGGCCTGGCGGCGGCTTTCCTCGCATCCAGCAACTCTTCGCCA GCCCAGAGAACTCAGTGACTGCAG AGCCGAGGGCCAGGAAGTACAAATGCGGCCTGCCTCAGCCGTGTCCCGAGGAGCACCTGGCCTTCCGCGTGGTCAGCGGGGCTGCCAACGTCATTGGACCCAAGATCTGCCTGGAGGACAGGAT GCTCATGAGCAGTGTCAAGGACAACGTGGGCCGGGGACTGAACATCGCCCTGGTGAACG GGGTAAGCGGAGAGCTCATCGAGGCCCGCGCCTTCGACATGTGGGCGGGAG ATGTCAATGATCTACTGAAGTTTATCCGGCCGCTGCATGAAGGCACCCTGGTGTTTGTGGCTTCCTACGATGACCCAGCCACCAA GATGAATGAAGAGACCAGGAAGCTTTTCAGCGACCTGGGCAGCAAGAATGTCAAGGACCTGGCCTTCCGGGACAGCTGGGTGTTTGTAGGGGCCAAGGGTGTGCAGAACAAGAGCCCCTTTGAGCAG CACGTGAAGAACAGTAAGCACACCAATAAGTACGAAGGCTGGCCCGAGGCGCTGGAGATGGAAGGCTGCATCCCCAGGAGGACCACAGCCAGCTAG